The DNA window TGGGCCAGGCTGTATAAAAGGATTTGGCTGGTAAATCTGTGCAGTATTATGATCAAATGGTGTCAGCAAGGTAGCGGTTCCTCCAAATGTTAATTTAAATGGGGAAACCTCATCAGAATAGTTATTTAAAAGTAAATGATATACTTGTCCGGGAAGTACGTCGATATATTTTACAAAACCGTCACCACCACCATCTTCAGTAGTATCTGTAGAGGTCATATTAAGACCCGTAAGAGGAGGTGTGATTGATGAAAATAGTCCTGCATAAGAACATCTTAATGGGGTTTCTGTAATGTTGGCGCAGCTGTGATTTGGTCCATATAGAGCGAAGTCATAATCAATGGTAGGAGCGGTAGGGCCGGTTGGTGTCAGGAGAAATGTTAATGTTCCTGCGGTTTGTATGCTGAATGTAAGCCAGATGGAGTTACTTTCTTTGCTTAAGCAACCACTTCCTTCTGCTACTGTTCCAGTTCCGTTTGGTTTTAGTGAGATCTCAGAGTCACTGCAGATCGGGATGGCAGTGATGCAATCCTGCTGCGCAAAAACCATTTGGGTGATGAAAATTAGAAAAATCAGTAGATATTTTTTCATTTTGACTGGTTTAAAATTGAATCCTTAGTATAGTATTAATTAATTCGTATGAATAAGTTGTTTACCCCAGCCAGGTAAGGAATCCGAAGAAGTGAATTCTGTTGCTGCTTTTTGGTATTGGGTCTCTGCTTCAGATTTATTGCCGGACTTTTCAGCTAGTTTAGCTTTTAAAATAGCTAGTCTTGGATTACCGGAAGCAGTGGTTTCAGCCTTTGAAATGTATTCCGAAACAGATTGCAAGCCCTTTTCAGGATATCTATGAATGCCTGCCTGAATGCTTTGAAGGGTAATAAGTCCTAAAAGGATATTGATTTCTGCATTATCAGGTTGAGCGTGGGATGCTGCGAATGCAATTTTACTTGCAGTAGCATTCAACTCAGTAACCGGTGAAGTTGGTGATTTTTTGAATAAAAAGTCTGCTTTAAGATATAGTGAAGCAGCAGCGTAATAATAAGCCTGCCATTTTTCAGAAGTTTTAGTTTCTGTAAATTTCTTAAATAACTTGTCAAAGTCACCTTCTGTATTCGAAGTATTAAGCTGTAAAGCGCTTTGTTGTAGTGTTTTATCGGTAAAAGACTGAGCCTTTACCCCAAAACTTATTATGAAAAGGGTAAAAATTAGGAGAGTTTTATTCATAAGGGGATATTTTATATAGCAAATATAAAAAATTATTAACGTTAAATTAAAGATTTTGAGATATATTTAATGAAAACAAGCTATTGGTGTTTAATAATATATTTCACTATTTCGATTTGGTTTTTTATTTTTTAAATGAAATCAGAAAAGCTTTGCTAAAATCCTGTTATTTTGTTCCTAAATTAGTGATTGTCATAAATATGCTCGCTTAAAAAAAGAAACCCAGAATAGAGTGTTCTATTCTGAGTTTTTATCTCTTCATCTTGAAGATATTTTTATTATTCTTGCGAAATTAATACTGCATTTTTCTCAGTTTAGGATTGGTGCTTCCTACAAGTAAGGCAATCAAGACAGTCATTGTTCCTCCGAAGACAACAGATCGAACTACCCCTAATAATTTAGCCATTAATCCACTTTCGAATTGTCCCATTTCATTACTGGACATGATGAATATTGAGTTGACACTCAAAACGCGGCCCCGGATATGATCAGGCGTCTTTAGCTGTACGATGGTTCCTCTGATCACCACAGAAATACCATCAAGCATTCCGCTCATTACCAGAAACATGAAAGACAGCCAGTACAATTTGGAAAGTCCGAATCCAATAATGCACAGTCCGAATCCGGTAACCACAGCCAGAAGTATTTTTCCCTGGTTTTTACGCAAAGGAACAATTGATAAAATGGTAATGATACACATAGAGCCTATATCAGAAGCTGCATTCAGTAACCCAAAACCTTCTGCGCCGGAATTTAAAATATCTGTGGCAAATACAGGGATCAGGGCTACGGCACCTCCAAAAAGTACGGCAAACATATCTAAGCAAAGTGCTCCCAGAATTTCCTTAGTTCTGAAAATGTAAGAGATTCCCTCCCTCATGCTTTCAACGACATTTACAGTTTCTTTTTTATATTCAGAATATTGCTTATTGAGCTGCCAGAAAAATAATGAGGCAACGAATATCAGGGATAAAATAACAATGAGCGTCCATTTTACACCAAAGTATCCGATCAAAAGGCCTCCTGCAGCATGTCCGCACACGGAAGAGATCAAAAACGTTGCCTGATTCAGCGTAACCGCATTCGGTAAGTTTTCTTTTTTTACAATTCTTGGAATCATAGAAGGAACAATGGGACCGATAAAAGCTCTCGCAATTCCTGTGAAAAAAATGACACCATAGATAAAATAAGTAATCTGGTGACCTGTAAAGTGCATTTCAACATTTAAAAATGCCGGGATTAATAATAATCCGATTAAAAAGATATAAGCGTAATTGCAAATCAGCAGCAGCCGTTTTTTCTCATTCATATCAATCACATGTCCTGCATACAAAGCACAGCTTACCGCAGGAATTACCTCCGAAAGTCCGATAAGGCCAATAGAAAAAGGATCTTTTGTTAATTGATATACCCACCATCCTAATAAAGTGGCAAGCATTCTGAAAGCTAAAACGATAAAAAATCTTCCGGTCAGAAGATTCCTGAATTCAACATTTTGTAATGTTTTTAACGGGGTAAAGGAAATCATGAACAAAAATAGCCCTAAAAATTTATTTAAGGCTATTCATATGACAATTTTTAAAAGATAAATTAAATTTATCCTAAAAGATAAAATCTATTTTAGTCAGCTCTTGAAGAACTGATAATGATAGCAGCTACGCCGGCAGCTCCAATAATAGTAGCACCAGTTGCTATTCTTGCTTTTCTGCTGTCTTTTACAGCTGCAACATTTGATTTAGGGATGATTACTTCCGTACTGTCTTTTTTACCCGCTGTCCCTACAAGGTTGTCACCAACCATATTTCTAAAAAGTATTTTTTGTTTAGGAGAACCATCTCTCATTGTTACTTTATAGATTTTTCCTGCTTCCAGATTAGAGTAATTGTTCTTTGAAATATCATCGCTGTATTTTGTGGTGGCACAAGAAGTGATGACAAATAAAGACGTTAATAAAGACGATTTTAACAGTACAGATGCTTTCATTATTTTCGTTTAGTTTTTCAAATTTATAATTTTTTTCGAATATACGTTTTTGGAATTGAAAAAATATCTTTAAAGCTTGTAAATTTCTAACAGATCTGCAACATTTCTATCATTTGCCAATCTTGGCGTTTTGTTTTGTCCACCCAATTTGCCTTGCGATTTGGCATATTCATGGAAAGCATTCTTTTTAAGCTTTGTAATATGAAGTTTTTGCAAAATGTTTCCTGAGATAAGGTCGTCATAATAAGTATTTCGGGCTCTGAGTTGCTGATCCAGCTCATTTCTGAATAATGCCAACTCTTCAGGATCTTTTTCAAATTCAATCAGCCATTCATGATAAGGAAGTCCTTCCTCCGGATTGACCTGTGGCGCCAGGTGAAACTCTGCAATCTGTGCAGGATATTTTTCAAGAGTAGCCTTCATGGCCTCTTCAATTTCAAAAGCAATAACGTGTTCTCCAAAAGCAGAAGTAAAATGTTTCGTTCTTCCACTTACCAGGACTCTAAACGGAGCTTTATCAATAAATCTCACCACATCACCAATAGAATATGCCCATAAACCTGAGTTGGTAGTAAGGATAAGAGCGTAGTCTTTGTTAAGTTCAATATCTTTTAGCGTTAATCTTCTGGCATCCGGCTTCCCATACTCTTCTAAGGGAATGAATTCATAGAAAATTCCGTGGTTGGTTAATAATAAAAGCCCTTCTTTAGTATAGTCATCCTGAAAAGCAAAGAAGCCTTCAGAAGCAGGAAAAGTCTGAATGATATCTACGTTGCCTCCCAGTAAATCCTCCATCTTATCCCGGTAAGGTTCGTAATTAACCCCTCCGGTAACAATGAGCTGCAAATTGGGAAACAATTGTTTGATCTTTTTGCCATGTCTTTCACTTAGTTTTTCAAAATACATGATCAGCCATGGCGGTATCCCGGAAATCAGAGTCATGTTTTCATGCTCGGTTTCTTCAATGATTTTATCTACCTTGGCTTCCCAGTCTTCCATAACGTTGGTTTCCCAGCTTGGTAAACGGTTTTTTTGAAGATAATTGGGGATGTGGTGGGCTACAATACCCGATAACCTCCCTGTTTTTATTCCAAAAACTTCTTCAAGTTCAGGGCTTCCCTGTAGAAAGATCATTTTTCCATTAACAAAATCAGCATTGTTATTCTTGCTGATATAATGAAACAGCGCACTTTGTGCCCCGGCAATCTGAAAAGGCATTCCTTCCTTAGAAATCGGAATATATTTAGAGCCGGAAGTTGTTCCTGAAGTTTTGGCGAAATATTCAGGAGTATCTGTCCATAAAATATTGGCCTGGCCTTTTTTCACCCTTTCGATATAAGGCTTGAGGTCTTCATAATCAGCAACCGGAACTCTTTGCTGGAATTCTTTTACGGAGTGGATGTTTTCAAAATCGTGTTCCCGCCCAAAAAGTGTTTTTTGAGCAGTACTGACAAGAGACAATAATAAATCCTCCTGATTTTTCTCCGCATTTTTTTTGAATTCTTCCGCTTTTTGAACATGTTTTTTTGCCCAGATAAGCGCTGCATTTTTCTTGAAGAAGTTTAACATGGTTCAAATTTATAAATAAGTAGAGAATCTGTAACCATTTTTATAAAGACTGGCATAAAAAAAACCAATGAAACAAGTTCATTGGTTGTAAAGAATTTGATGTTGAAAACAACAAAAATATCAGTATTCCTATTTCATTGCAGCTTTCTTATCAGTCATTCCTTTTTTTTCTTTGGCAGGCTTAGCAGTTTTGGTATCTGCAGCTTTTGCTTCAGGAGCTTTTGTCATCTTTGTGGTTTTAGGTGTAGCCTGAGCTTTTGCGGCTGGAGTAGTTTGTTGAGCGATTGCAAATCCTAATCCTAATACTAGTGCCATTGCAGTTGTTAACTTTTTCATAGTGTGTAATTTATCTTTTAATGTTGATTAAAGGTATACAAAAAATGGATCGAAAAAATTATATTTCGAACCTT is part of the Chryseobacterium lactis genome and encodes:
- a CDS encoding GH3 auxin-responsive promoter family protein; the protein is MLNFFKKNAALIWAKKHVQKAEEFKKNAEKNQEDLLLSLVSTAQKTLFGREHDFENIHSVKEFQQRVPVADYEDLKPYIERVKKGQANILWTDTPEYFAKTSGTTSGSKYIPISKEGMPFQIAGAQSALFHYISKNNNADFVNGKMIFLQGSPELEEVFGIKTGRLSGIVAHHIPNYLQKNRLPSWETNVMEDWEAKVDKIIEETEHENMTLISGIPPWLIMYFEKLSERHGKKIKQLFPNLQLIVTGGVNYEPYRDKMEDLLGGNVDIIQTFPASEGFFAFQDDYTKEGLLLLTNHGIFYEFIPLEEYGKPDARRLTLKDIELNKDYALILTTNSGLWAYSIGDVVRFIDKAPFRVLVSGRTKHFTSAFGEHVIAFEIEEAMKATLEKYPAQIAEFHLAPQVNPEEGLPYHEWLIEFEKDPEELALFRNELDQQLRARNTYYDDLISGNILQKLHITKLKKNAFHEYAKSQGKLGGQNKTPRLANDRNVADLLEIYKL
- a CDS encoding MFS transporter, whose translation is MISFTPLKTLQNVEFRNLLTGRFFIVLAFRMLATLLGWWVYQLTKDPFSIGLIGLSEVIPAVSCALYAGHVIDMNEKKRLLLICNYAYIFLIGLLLIPAFLNVEMHFTGHQITYFIYGVIFFTGIARAFIGPIVPSMIPRIVKKENLPNAVTLNQATFLISSVCGHAAGGLLIGYFGVKWTLIVILSLIFVASLFFWQLNKQYSEYKKETVNVVESMREGISYIFRTKEILGALCLDMFAVLFGGAVALIPVFATDILNSGAEGFGLLNAASDIGSMCIITILSIVPLRKNQGKILLAVVTGFGLCIIGFGLSKLYWLSFMFLVMSGMLDGISVVIRGTIVQLKTPDHIRGRVLSVNSIFIMSSNEMGQFESGLMAKLLGVVRSVVFGGTMTVLIALLVGSTNPKLRKMQY